One part of the Tunicatimonas pelagia genome encodes these proteins:
- a CDS encoding BamA/TamA family outer membrane protein: MNGINLLKYTLLLSLLCGFIGESHAQINRERFGKNRVQFKNFNWRYYSSDNFDVYFYDGGQDNALIAAKFLEKEFERITDVIGYAPYTKTKIFLYNSTVDLQQSNVGVKGKSYTVGGQTDFVKSQVEVAYPGSMVAFRNELVQQISEMLINDMMFGGSLTDMFQSAYLLTLPEWFIQGAARYIAQGWSIEMDDFMRELFHEKRNVKLTKFTGEESAIVGQSVWNFIAARYGRSSISNILNLTRIIRNEESSIVNTLGIPFRLFSRQWQSFYAEMSSQTADVYQYPLDDDRIRNKNRQSLKYNQVAFSPSGRFLAYSENKNGRYKVIIRDLERKRAKTIHTSGFQLIDQDIDQDVPLLDWANDQILGIVGTERGQNYLWLYDQGNKRKRAIQLRRFNQVKDFDLNESARLAVMSADLNGRNDLFLYNPNRNTFKRITTDIYDDLHPRFIPKSDEIIFSSNRPNDSLYFASTKARDVQLNQDIEDNFNIFRYDPESDPTDSLLSRITNTISKDIKPIPEDENTIYYLSDQQGIYNLYRYQIRDSLFTQISNYAVSLQDFDIDFKNNRIGYIMLADERDYVFLEEGVNLDQSTFTPKTQRQQAIQARMVSQRLAENQKQRRTSTASSDSTSFPKSFVPRDSLTVQPEVDLDSLTTPNDALQINADTLPKDLIDTDAYSFGEREAPQLEEGMIDTDNYAFDAKSPATDEAISTDGFRFESDQKQPASEGNSFLSRYRRLRRETRIDGPVPYETRFSADNVITSLTIDPLRNFGFHIQVQMNDMLENHRFSGGIVQFTDLRSASVFAEYQYLKNRVDFTFRYERDGIFRDANDQNIQKYTMNHFQVGASVPFNVSTRLEINPFIANTHYIDLDPNPPAPPAPLPESENTVFFGGLKTGLVFDNTLNYGLNKYEGTKARAFFTHYQGLNDVSRSFSNIEVDIRHYQKIHRELTLVGRLYYGNFFGNNPQSYLLGGMHNWIFNRTDDSEEEDPLAIQQNVDNSNILFTEFVDLRGFNYNKFNGTDVLTFTAELRFPVVRYFYRGPIASNFFRNLEFIGFYDIGSSWTGPSPFREENSINTEVISDGGPFVAEIQNFKFPWLMSYGAGIRTVLLGYYLKFDLAYPIEDRVVADDPRFYFTLGYDF, encoded by the coding sequence ATGAATGGAATAAATCTACTAAAATACACCCTTCTGTTAAGTCTACTCTGCGGATTTATAGGAGAGTCGCACGCTCAAATTAACCGGGAGCGCTTCGGCAAAAACCGGGTACAATTCAAAAATTTCAACTGGCGCTACTACAGTTCTGACAACTTCGACGTATACTTTTACGACGGTGGCCAGGATAATGCCCTCATTGCTGCCAAATTTTTGGAGAAGGAATTTGAACGCATTACTGATGTAATTGGATACGCCCCCTATACCAAGACCAAAATTTTTCTTTACAACTCTACGGTTGACCTCCAACAGAGTAATGTAGGAGTAAAAGGTAAGTCTTACACCGTGGGTGGCCAGACTGATTTTGTGAAGTCGCAGGTAGAAGTAGCGTACCCCGGTAGTATGGTAGCGTTTAGAAACGAGTTAGTACAGCAAATATCCGAAATGCTCATTAACGACATGATGTTTGGCGGTAGCCTTACTGACATGTTTCAATCGGCTTATTTGCTAACGTTACCCGAGTGGTTTATTCAGGGGGCGGCTCGCTACATTGCTCAGGGTTGGAGCATTGAGATGGACGATTTTATGCGGGAGCTGTTCCACGAAAAACGAAACGTTAAGCTTACCAAATTCACTGGCGAAGAGTCTGCTATTGTGGGTCAGTCGGTTTGGAATTTTATTGCTGCCCGTTACGGTCGCAGTAGTATTTCCAATATACTGAACCTTACCCGCATTATTCGTAATGAAGAAAGCAGTATTGTCAATACGCTAGGCATCCCCTTTCGCCTGTTTTCACGACAATGGCAGTCTTTCTACGCCGAAATGTCGAGCCAAACGGCTGATGTTTACCAGTACCCGCTAGATGATGATCGGATACGTAATAAAAACCGCCAGTCTCTAAAGTACAATCAAGTGGCGTTTAGCCCTAGCGGACGGTTTTTGGCTTATTCTGAAAATAAAAATGGTCGTTATAAAGTAATTATCCGCGACCTAGAGCGCAAGAGAGCCAAAACCATACATACTAGCGGTTTTCAGCTTATTGACCAAGATATTGACCAAGATGTGCCATTGCTGGATTGGGCCAACGACCAAATACTGGGCATTGTTGGGACTGAGCGAGGGCAAAATTACTTGTGGCTGTACGATCAGGGCAACAAACGAAAACGCGCTATTCAGTTACGCCGGTTTAACCAAGTAAAGGATTTTGATCTTAACGAAAGTGCCCGCTTAGCAGTAATGAGTGCTGACTTGAACGGTCGGAACGACTTGTTTCTGTACAACCCTAATCGCAATACCTTCAAACGCATCACTACCGATATTTACGATGACCTACACCCGCGCTTTATACCCAAGAGCGATGAAATTATTTTTAGCAGCAATCGCCCCAATGACTCCCTATATTTCGCCTCTACCAAAGCCCGGGATGTTCAGCTTAATCAAGACATTGAGGATAACTTCAACATTTTCCGGTACGATCCTGAATCAGACCCTACCGACTCACTACTGTCGCGCATCACCAACACCATAAGTAAAGATATCAAACCTATTCCCGAAGACGAGAATACCATTTATTACCTCAGCGACCAGCAAGGTATTTACAATCTATACCGATACCAGATTCGTGATAGCTTGTTTACCCAAATTTCTAACTACGCCGTCAGCTTACAAGATTTTGATATCGACTTTAAAAATAATCGGATTGGGTACATCATGCTGGCTGATGAACGAGATTATGTGTTTTTGGAGGAGGGTGTTAATTTGGATCAAAGTACATTCACCCCTAAAACTCAGCGGCAACAGGCTATTCAGGCCCGAATGGTTTCTCAGCGCCTAGCCGAAAATCAGAAGCAAAGAAGAACCTCAACTGCTTCTTCCGATTCAACTTCGTTCCCCAAATCTTTTGTCCCTCGCGACTCCCTCACTGTTCAACCCGAAGTAGACTTAGACAGTCTAACTACTCCGAACGATGCTCTTCAGATTAACGCTGATACGCTACCGAAAGACCTTATTGATACCGATGCCTATTCGTTTGGCGAACGAGAGGCCCCTCAATTGGAAGAGGGAATGATTGATACGGACAATTACGCCTTTGATGCTAAGAGTCCAGCGACCGACGAAGCCATATCTACGGATGGGTTTCGGTTTGAGAGTGATCAGAAACAACCCGCAAGCGAAGGAAACTCATTTCTGTCGCGTTACCGCCGCCTACGACGTGAAACCCGCATCGATGGCCCTGTTCCGTACGAGACCCGCTTTAGTGCCGACAATGTGATTACTTCCTTAACGATAGACCCGCTGCGGAATTTTGGTTTTCATATTCAGGTACAGATGAACGATATGCTGGAGAACCATCGCTTTTCCGGGGGTATTGTACAATTTACTGACTTGCGGAGTGCCAGCGTTTTTGCGGAGTATCAGTACCTGAAAAATCGGGTAGATTTCACATTTCGCTACGAACGCGACGGGATATTCCGGGATGCCAACGACCAGAACATTCAGAAGTATACTATGAACCACTTCCAGGTAGGGGCTTCGGTGCCGTTTAATGTTTCTACCCGCCTGGAGATCAATCCATTTATTGCCAATACTCATTATATTGACCTTGATCCCAACCCCCCTGCCCCACCAGCCCCCTTACCTGAATCGGAGAATACGGTTTTCTTCGGAGGGCTAAAAACGGGCTTAGTTTTCGACAACACCCTCAACTACGGCCTCAACAAATACGAAGGAACTAAAGCTCGAGCGTTCTTCACCCACTATCAGGGGTTGAATGATGTGTCTCGCAGCTTTAGTAACATTGAGGTAGACATTCGTCACTACCAAAAAATACACCGCGAACTAACCTTGGTTGGCCGACTCTACTACGGGAATTTCTTCGGAAACAATCCGCAGTCGTATCTGCTAGGAGGCATGCACAACTGGATATTTAACCGTACTGATGATTCAGAAGAGGAAGATCCGCTGGCTATCCAACAAAATGTGGATAATAGCAACATCTTGTTTACCGAGTTTGTCGATCTGCGGGGTTTCAACTACAATAAGTTTAACGGTACTGATGTGCTAACTTTTACCGCTGAATTGCGATTTCCGGTGGTTCGTTACTTCTACCGCGGCCCTATTGCCTCTAACTTTTTCCGTAACCTAGAATTTATCGGTTTCTACGATATTGGCTCGTCTTGGACTGGCCCCAGTCCGTTTCGAGAAGAAAATAGCATCAATACGGAGGTGATCAGCGATGGCGGCCCCTTTGTTGCTGAAATCCAGAACTTTAAATTTCCCTGGCTTATGAGCTACGGTGCCGGAATACGTACCGTGTTATTAGGCTACTATCTCAAGTTTGACCTAGCTTACCCTATTGAAGACCGTGTAGTAGCTGACGATCCAAGATTTTACTTCACACTAGGGTACGATTTTTGA
- a CDS encoding porin family protein, translated as MKQVCLVLIAVGLSISSYGQFATLGPKVGISHSTLTESDAQAIAGGDASAGFHAGLFARFSVLGFYVQPEALFTSTGGEIVIDSDNINANVDQVKSIRYNKFDVPILFGFKIGPLFRVNAGPSFSLLLNSDARDGNAQNEIEENYNDATVGFQAGIGLDISKLTFDLRYENNLSTLGEEVSLGGRQFNTDLRNQQWLFSLGFKLF; from the coding sequence ATGAAACAGGTGTGTTTAGTATTAATAGCCGTAGGCTTATCAATAAGTAGCTACGGACAGTTTGCTACCTTAGGCCCCAAGGTAGGAATAAGCCATTCAACGCTAACTGAAAGCGATGCCCAGGCTATTGCTGGGGGAGATGCCTCAGCAGGATTTCATGCCGGACTTTTTGCCCGCTTCTCAGTCTTAGGTTTCTATGTACAGCCGGAAGCACTCTTCACTTCCACCGGAGGCGAAATTGTGATTGATAGCGACAACATAAATGCTAATGTTGATCAAGTAAAAAGCATTCGGTACAATAAGTTTGATGTTCCGATACTATTTGGCTTTAAAATAGGCCCATTGTTTCGGGTGAATGCCGGGCCATCTTTTAGCTTACTGCTAAATTCTGATGCCCGAGATGGCAACGCTCAAAATGAAATTGAAGAAAACTACAATGATGCTACCGTCGGTTTCCAGGCAGGAATTGGGTTAGATATTTCTAAATTAACCTTTGATTTGCGCTACGAAAATAACCTCAGTACGCTAGGCGAAGAAGTTTCCTTGGGTGGACGACAATTTAATACCGATCTTAGAAATCAGCAGTGGTTGTTCTCACTAGGATTTAAACTTTTTTAA
- a CDS encoding MFS transporter — MIIPELPEYLDQMGGGEYKGLIIALFTLTAGLSRPFSGKLADTVGRIPIMIFGAVICFICGFLYPLATTVFWFLALRFFHGLSTGFKPTGTAAYVADVIPASRRGEAMGVLGLCGSLGMASGPAIGSTLANLYSLEVTFYASSISAIMSVLILAGMRETLVDREPFRFKLLRLDWSEVIEPRVWAPCVVMLLTTYSFGVALTLLPDQSDASGIDNRGLVFMYMTIASVAVRFFAGKASDRYGRVIVLKWAAGILIIGCLFLGYAPSGFWLLVAGAIFGLAVGMNTPTIYAWTIDLSHPERRGRAIATMYISLEVGIGLGALTSGWLYSNELERLPYAFVVASLLSLVALIFMVVAKPKQAVASA, encoded by the coding sequence ATGATCATTCCCGAACTTCCGGAGTATCTGGATCAGATGGGTGGGGGAGAATACAAGGGGCTGATTATTGCGTTATTCACCCTAACGGCGGGACTATCCCGACCCTTTAGCGGAAAACTGGCCGATACAGTTGGGCGAATACCAATCATGATCTTCGGGGCGGTCATCTGCTTTATCTGCGGGTTTCTCTACCCCCTTGCTACTACCGTTTTCTGGTTTTTGGCTCTACGATTTTTCCACGGACTTTCTACGGGGTTCAAGCCCACGGGAACCGCTGCTTACGTAGCCGACGTAATTCCGGCCAGCCGTCGGGGCGAAGCAATGGGAGTCTTAGGATTATGCGGAAGCCTGGGAATGGCCAGTGGTCCGGCTATCGGCAGTACGCTGGCTAACCTATATTCGTTAGAGGTGACCTTCTACGCTTCGTCCATTTCGGCTATCATGTCGGTACTGATCTTAGCCGGAATGCGTGAAACGCTAGTAGACCGCGAGCCCTTTCGGTTTAAGCTGCTTCGGCTCGACTGGAGCGAAGTAATTGAGCCTCGCGTGTGGGCACCCTGTGTGGTTATGCTATTGACTACCTACTCATTCGGAGTAGCGTTAACTTTACTGCCCGACCAGAGCGATGCATCGGGCATTGATAACCGTGGGCTGGTATTTATGTACATGACCATTGCTTCGGTAGCGGTACGTTTCTTTGCCGGAAAAGCTTCAGATCGCTACGGAAGAGTTATTGTGTTGAAGTGGGCCGCGGGCATTTTGATAATAGGATGCTTGTTTTTAGGGTACGCCCCCTCTGGTTTCTGGCTGCTAGTAGCCGGGGCCATCTTCGGGTTAGCTGTGGGAATGAACACTCCTACAATTTATGCCTGGACGATTGATCTGAGTCATCCGGAGCGGCGGGGGAGGGCCATTGCTACTATGTATATTTCGTTGGAGGTGGGTATTGGATTGGGCGCGTTGACTTCTGGCTGGTTATATAGCAATGAGCTGGAGCGATTGCCTTACGCTTTTGTGGTGGCCAGCTTGTTGTCACTCGTTGCTTTGATATTTATGGTCGTTGCCAAACCAAAGCAAGCTGTGGCCAGTGCCTAA
- a CDS encoding MbcA/ParS/Xre antitoxin family protein: protein MLKLKDLFEKGRDVFGTSKEFTRWLSKPSYGLEGRIPEKLLYYVSGIELIQRELIRIEYGDFS from the coding sequence TTGCTGAAACTTAAAGATTTGTTTGAGAAAGGGAGAGATGTATTTGGTACTTCAAAAGAATTTACCCGATGGTTAAGTAAACCTTCTTATGGTCTGGAAGGAAGAATTCCCGAAAAACTACTTTACTACGTCTCTGGTATTGAACTCATACAACGCGAGCTAATCCGCATTGAGTACGGCGATTTTTCCTGA